The following coding sequences lie in one Pseudomonas monsensis genomic window:
- the fliL gene encoding flagellar basal body-associated protein FliL yields MAKSEAAAVKDPATKGKLKMIILIVVALLLAIGVSVGATWYFMHSAQSKPAAAAEAAPVGKQPAIFEPMAPAFVANFNQNGRQRYMQVSITMLARNQADLEALKVHMPVIRNNLVMLFSGQDFATLATPVGQEMLRQKATASVQEVAQKELGKVVIEQLLFTNFVLQ; encoded by the coding sequence ATGGCGAAGAGCGAAGCAGCAGCTGTAAAAGACCCCGCGACCAAAGGCAAACTCAAGATGATCATCCTGATCGTGGTGGCTCTGCTGCTGGCGATCGGTGTGTCCGTGGGCGCAACCTGGTACTTCATGCACAGTGCTCAGAGCAAACCTGCCGCAGCGGCCGAAGCCGCGCCGGTCGGCAAGCAGCCGGCGATCTTCGAGCCGATGGCGCCGGCGTTTGTCGCCAACTTCAACCAGAACGGCCGTCAGCGCTACATGCAGGTGAGCATCACCATGCTGGCGCGTAATCAGGCTGATCTCGAAGCGCTCAAAGTGCACATGCCGGTGATCCGCAACAACCTGGTAATGCTCTTCTCCGGTCAGGATTTCGCCACACTGGCGACCCCGGTCGGCCAGGAGATGCTGCGCCAGAAGGCCACAGCCAGCGTCCAGGAAGTGGCGCAGAAAGAGCTGGGCAAAGTGGTGATCGAACAGTTGCTTTTCACTAATTTCGTACTGCAGTAG
- the fliN gene encoding flagellar motor switch protein FliN, whose amino-acid sequence MNDDMNAQDDQALADEWAAALEETGDGSQADIDALLAADAGTASSNRLPMEEFGSVPKNNDPVTLDGPNLDVILDIPVSISMEVGSTDINIRNLLQLNQGSVIELDRLAGEPLDVLVNGTLIAHGEVVVVNEKFGIRLTDVISPSERIKKLR is encoded by the coding sequence ATGAACGACGATATGAACGCCCAGGACGATCAGGCACTGGCTGATGAATGGGCTGCGGCCCTGGAAGAGACCGGTGATGGCAGCCAGGCTGACATCGACGCACTGCTGGCCGCTGACGCCGGTACGGCCAGCTCCAACCGTCTGCCGATGGAAGAGTTCGGCAGCGTGCCGAAGAACAACGATCCGGTGACGCTGGACGGTCCGAACCTGGACGTGATCCTCGACATTCCGGTGTCGATTTCGATGGAAGTCGGCAGCACCGACATCAACATCCGCAACCTGCTGCAACTGAACCAGGGGTCGGTGATCGAGCTCGATCGTCTGGCCGGTGAGCCATTGGACGTACTGGTCAACGGTACGCTGATCGCGCACGGCGAAGTGGTGGTGGTCAACGAGAAGTTCGGCATCCGCCTGACCGACGTGATCAGCCCAAGCGAACGCATCAAGAAGCTGCGCTGA
- the fliO gene encoding flagellar biosynthetic protein FliO, giving the protein MKRFLWALLALPLSVLAAEPAAAPAAAAAAPAVNSGVAGQLTQLVFGLLLVLGLIFFLAWLLRRVQQAGPAGKGQVIELIGSRALGPRDRLMLVQVGNEQILLGLSPGTITALHVLKEPVPVPATSEKATPEFAQHLLKMLGKDQKDKK; this is encoded by the coding sequence GTGAAACGGTTTCTCTGGGCGTTGCTGGCGTTGCCATTGAGCGTGCTGGCGGCGGAACCGGCCGCCGCACCTGCCGCCGCAGCCGCCGCACCGGCGGTCAACAGCGGTGTGGCCGGGCAACTGACGCAACTGGTGTTCGGCTTGCTGTTGGTGCTGGGGCTGATCTTTTTCCTCGCCTGGCTGTTGCGCCGTGTGCAGCAGGCCGGTCCTGCCGGCAAGGGCCAGGTGATCGAACTGATCGGTTCGCGCGCCCTCGGGCCGCGTGACCGGCTGATGCTGGTGCAGGTCGGCAACGAACAGATTCTGCTCGGCCTGAGCCCCGGCACCATCACCGCGCTGCACGTGCTCAAGGAGCCGGTGCCGGTGCCGGCGACCAGCGAGAAAGCCACTCCGGAGTTTGCCCAGCATCTGTTGAAGATGCTCGGCAAGGATCAGAAGGATAAGAAGTAA
- the fliM gene encoding flagellar motor switch protein FliM — MAVQDLLSQDEIDALLHGVDDGLVQTDNAAEPGSVKSYDLTSQDRIVRGRMPTLEMINERFARYTRISMFNMLRRSADVAVGGVQVMKFGEYVHSLYVPTSLNLVKIKPLRGTALFILDAKLVFKLVDNFFGGDGRHAKIEGREFTPTELRVVRMVLEQAFVDLKEAWQAIMEVNFEYINSEVNPAMANIVGPSEAIVVSTFHIELDGGGGDLHVTMPYSMIEPVREMLDAGFQSDLDDQDERWVNALRQDVLDVDVPIGATVARRQLKLRDILHMQPGDVIPVEMPEDMIMRANGVPAFKVKMGSHKGNLALQVIEPIERR, encoded by the coding sequence ATGGCCGTGCAGGATCTGCTGTCCCAGGATGAAATCGACGCGCTGTTGCATGGTGTCGACGATGGTCTGGTACAGACCGATAACGCTGCCGAACCCGGCAGTGTCAAAAGCTACGACCTGACCAGCCAGGATCGCATCGTCCGTGGACGCATGCCGACTCTGGAAATGATCAACGAGCGTTTTGCCCGTTACACCCGCATCAGCATGTTCAACATGCTGCGCCGCTCGGCAGACGTTGCCGTCGGTGGCGTCCAGGTGATGAAATTCGGCGAATACGTGCACTCGCTGTACGTGCCGACCAGCCTCAACCTGGTCAAGATCAAACCGCTGCGCGGCACCGCACTGTTCATCCTCGACGCCAAACTGGTGTTCAAACTGGTGGACAACTTCTTCGGCGGCGACGGCCGTCACGCCAAGATCGAAGGGCGTGAATTCACCCCGACCGAACTGCGCGTAGTACGCATGGTGCTGGAGCAGGCGTTCGTCGACTTGAAAGAAGCCTGGCAGGCGATCATGGAAGTCAACTTCGAGTACATCAACTCGGAAGTGAACCCGGCCATGGCCAACATCGTCGGCCCGAGCGAAGCGATTGTGGTCTCCACCTTCCACATCGAACTCGATGGCGGTGGCGGTGACCTGCACGTGACCATGCCGTACTCGATGATCGAGCCGGTGCGCGAAATGCTCGACGCCGGTTTCCAGTCGGACCTCGACGATCAGGACGAGCGCTGGGTCAACGCCCTGCGTCAGGACGTGCTCGATGTCGACGTACCGATCGGCGCCACCGTGGCCCGCCGTCAGTTGAAGCTGCGCGACATCCTGCACATGCAGCCGGGGGATGTGATCCCGGTGGAAATGCCGGAAGACATGATCATGCGCGCCAACGGCGTACCGGCCTTCAAGGTCAAGATGGGCTCGCACAAAGGCAACCTCGCGTTGCAGGTGATCGAGCCGATCGAGCGTCGCTGA
- a CDS encoding ATP-binding SpoIIE family protein phosphatase, which yields MQAQEPLTILIAEDSAADRLLLSTIVRRQGHEVLTAANGAEAVEVFRQQQPHLVLMDAMMPVMDGFQAAQQIKVLAGETLVPIIFLTSLTESEALARCLEAGGDDFLAKPYNQVILAAKIKAMDRLRRLQATVLQQRDLIARHHDYLLNEQRVAKAVFDKVAHSGCLSAPNIRYLQSPYALFNGDLLLAAYTPAGDMHVLLGDFTGHGLPAAVGAMPLAEVFYGMTAKGYGLAETLREMNAKLKRILPVDMFCCATLLCLSFQRRSVEVWNGGMPDGYLHRIATGEREPLAARHLPLGVLSPQAFDDRTEVHSMAVGDRVFLLSDGVIDTSDANDQLFGVERLQRVFAASREPDRLFDDIEQALCDFRGEARDDVSMVEVSLLAPVQVRLPAPVYSDSGQSCPLDWSVSFEFRGATLQRFNPLPYLLQLLLEVHGLRAQSGALYSVLAELYSNALEHGVLGLDSSLKRDAEGFARYYQQRNARLEALQEGFVRVHLQVLPHGEGGRLIIRVEDSGKGFDVARIMERPLDGVRLSGRGVSLVRQLGHNASWSDEGRSARVEFFWEVQA from the coding sequence ATGCAGGCGCAAGAGCCGCTGACCATTCTGATTGCCGAAGACAGCGCCGCCGATCGCTTGCTGTTGTCGACCATCGTTCGCCGTCAGGGTCATGAAGTGCTGACGGCGGCCAACGGCGCCGAAGCGGTTGAAGTATTCCGTCAGCAGCAACCGCACCTGGTGCTGATGGACGCGATGATGCCGGTGATGGATGGGTTTCAGGCGGCACAGCAGATCAAGGTGCTGGCCGGGGAAACCCTGGTGCCGATCATCTTTCTGACCTCGCTCACCGAAAGCGAGGCGCTGGCGCGTTGTCTGGAGGCCGGTGGCGACGATTTTCTGGCGAAGCCTTACAATCAGGTGATTCTTGCCGCCAAAATCAAGGCGATGGATCGCTTGCGCCGCTTGCAGGCTACGGTCCTGCAACAGCGCGACCTGATCGCCCGACACCACGATTACCTGCTTAACGAACAACGCGTGGCCAAAGCGGTGTTCGACAAGGTCGCGCATTCCGGCTGCCTGAGCGCACCGAACATCCGCTACCTGCAATCGCCTTATGCGCTGTTCAATGGCGATCTGTTGCTGGCCGCGTACACGCCGGCCGGAGACATGCACGTCCTGCTCGGCGATTTTACCGGCCACGGTCTGCCGGCGGCGGTGGGCGCGATGCCTCTGGCCGAAGTGTTCTACGGCATGACCGCCAAAGGCTATGGCCTGGCCGAAACCCTGCGCGAAATGAATGCCAAGCTCAAACGCATCCTGCCGGTGGACATGTTCTGCTGCGCGACATTGTTGTGCCTGAGTTTTCAGCGTCGCTCGGTGGAGGTGTGGAACGGCGGCATGCCCGACGGGTATCTGCACCGGATTGCCACGGGCGAGCGTGAGCCGCTGGCTGCGCGTCATTTGCCGTTGGGGGTGCTGAGTCCGCAGGCGTTTGACGATCGTACGGAAGTGCACTCGATGGCGGTCGGTGATCGGGTGTTTCTGCTCTCCGATGGAGTCATCGACACCAGTGATGCCAACGATCAGTTGTTCGGCGTCGAACGCTTGCAGCGGGTGTTCGCCGCCAGTCGTGAGCCTGATCGGCTGTTTGACGATATCGAGCAGGCGCTGTGCGATTTTCGTGGTGAGGCACGTGACGATGTGAGCATGGTCGAGGTCAGTCTGCTGGCGCCGGTACAGGTTCGTCTGCCGGCTCCGGTGTATTCCGACAGCGGCCAATCCTGCCCGCTGGACTGGTCGGTGAGCTTCGAGTTTCGCGGCGCCACGCTCCAGCGCTTCAATCCTTTGCCCTATCTTTTGCAACTGCTTCTGGAGGTGCATGGCTTGCGGGCACAAAGCGGTGCGCTGTACAGCGTGCTTGCCGAACTGTATTCCAATGCGCTGGAACACGGTGTGCTCGGGCTCGATTCCAGCCTCAAGCGCGACGCCGAGGGTTTTGCTCGTTATTACCAGCAGCGCAACGCGAGGCTGGAGGCGTTGCAGGAAGGCTTCGTGCGCGTGCATTTGCAGGTGTTGCCGCACGGCGAGGGTGGGCGTCTGATCATTCGGGTCGAAGACAGTGGCAAGGGTTTCGATGTGGCCCGGATCATGGAGCGCCCCCTCGACGGCGTCCGTCTGTCGGGGCGAGGTGTCAGCCTGGTCCGGCAATTGGGGCATAACGCCAGTTGGTCGGACGAAGGTCGTAGTGCCCGCGTGGAGTTTTTCTGGGAGGTTCAGGCATAA
- a CDS encoding flagellar hook-length control protein FliK → MPATPNILLQTAAQAKAQAASSKAPATAADAGDKASSFAQVFADQAPAKPAVSADNPAKPPRDKAADNSGKKDVGQDQSAAPQPPVADSGKALPADKPAASDDQSASDDTRDTAQTPVADTAPVDPTLDPALAVAVQPAVTPPVVQAPVVATPAPAASEAPAVAVLPNAVKDPAPDSAFDPEADPLDALPVVRMAMEQGGHISAASQAQPKATPAQAQADGELTSAQNFAAGMASMLDVQADKDSTSQGGEKAFSGLIEDGLKDLKAATSDTRVDDFANRLAALTQAATPKTANAVPVNQPIAMHQSGWTEEVVNRVMYLSSANLKAADIQLQPAELGRLDIRVNMVPDQQTQVTFMSAHPSVREALDGQMHRLRDMFTQQGMGQVDVNVSDQGRGWQGQGQEQAQQGQTGRTSAAGGRLDSAEEELTPAAVAEAAAQTTSVIGSSAVDYYA, encoded by the coding sequence ATGCCTGCGACCCCCAATATTCTTCTTCAGACCGCCGCTCAGGCCAAGGCGCAAGCCGCCTCGTCCAAAGCGCCGGCGACGGCCGCAGACGCCGGGGACAAGGCTTCGAGCTTCGCTCAGGTATTCGCCGATCAGGCCCCTGCCAAGCCCGCCGTGAGCGCCGACAACCCGGCGAAACCACCGCGGGACAAGGCGGCCGATAACAGCGGCAAAAAGGACGTCGGCCAAGACCAGTCTGCCGCCCCGCAACCGCCGGTTGCCGATAGCGGCAAAGCGTTGCCTGCCGACAAGCCGGCAGCGAGTGACGACCAGAGCGCCAGCGATGACACCCGCGATACTGCGCAAACGCCGGTGGCCGATACCGCGCCAGTGGATCCGACACTGGATCCGGCGCTGGCCGTCGCCGTGCAGCCGGCGGTGACGCCGCCCGTCGTGCAGGCGCCAGTGGTTGCAACGCCGGCACCGGCAGCCAGCGAAGCGCCGGCGGTGGCGGTCTTGCCGAATGCGGTCAAAGACCCGGCGCCCGACAGTGCTTTCGACCCAGAAGCCGATCCGCTCGATGCGTTGCCCGTCGTACGCATGGCGATGGAGCAGGGCGGGCACATTTCCGCCGCCAGCCAGGCCCAGCCGAAAGCCACGCCTGCGCAGGCTCAGGCTGATGGCGAGCTGACTTCGGCGCAGAACTTCGCCGCCGGCATGGCCAGCATGCTCGACGTGCAGGCCGACAAGGACAGCACCAGCCAGGGTGGCGAAAAAGCATTCAGCGGGCTGATCGAAGATGGCCTCAAAGACCTGAAAGCCGCCACCAGCGATACGCGTGTCGATGACTTCGCCAACCGTCTGGCGGCGCTGACCCAGGCGGCGACGCCGAAGACCGCGAACGCCGTTCCGGTGAATCAGCCGATCGCCATGCATCAGAGCGGCTGGACCGAAGAAGTGGTCAACCGCGTCATGTACCTGTCGAGCGCCAACCTGAAGGCGGCGGACATTCAATTGCAGCCCGCGGAACTGGGGCGTCTGGATATCCGCGTGAACATGGTGCCGGATCAGCAGACGCAAGTGACGTTCATGAGCGCGCACCCAAGTGTGCGTGAAGCGCTGGACGGGCAGATGCATCGCCTGCGCGACATGTTCACCCAGCAGGGCATGGGTCAGGTCGACGTCAACGTGTCCGATCAGGGGCGTGGCTGGCAGGGTCAAGGCCAGGAGCAGGCGCAGCAGGGCCAGACTGGGCGCACCAGCGCTGCGGGTGGTCGTCTGGACTCGGCTGAAGAAGAATTGACGCCGGCGGCTGTGGCTGAGGCGGCTGCTCAAACCACCAGCGTGATCGGCTCCAGCGCCGTCGACTATTACGCCTGA
- a CDS encoding Hpt domain-containing protein has translation MTDKHVDREALSLLREVMEDGYPELLDTFLADSESRLHELQKTADAKVLSEVAHSFKGSASNMGAVRLAELCQELEAEAKDKSPSEIARLVADISSEFCEVRPVYEGERQHALTH, from the coding sequence GTGACTGACAAACATGTGGATCGCGAGGCCTTGAGCCTCTTGCGCGAAGTCATGGAGGACGGCTATCCGGAACTGCTGGATACCTTTCTGGCTGATTCCGAAAGTCGCTTGCATGAGCTGCAAAAGACCGCTGATGCCAAGGTGTTGTCCGAGGTTGCCCACAGTTTCAAGGGCAGCGCCAGCAACATGGGCGCTGTGCGCCTGGCAGAACTCTGTCAGGAGCTGGAGGCCGAGGCCAAAGACAAGAGCCCCTCGGAAATTGCCAGGCTGGTCGCTGATATCAGCAGCGAGTTCTGCGAAGTACGCCCGGTTTATGAAGGCGAGCGGCAACACGCACTGACCCACTGA